Proteins co-encoded in one Girardinichthys multiradiatus isolate DD_20200921_A chromosome 11, DD_fGirMul_XY1, whole genome shotgun sequence genomic window:
- the mcama gene encoding cell surface glycoprotein MUC18 isoform X2, giving the protein MAFLRGAFLLLLLRICLLNRSVWGKVEVTMNDNLEVYLGDPAEIPCQYSFTGVDEEPSRVMIQWFVRAAGNGLRMRIFYSDVSQQIIDNNTDYSGRIEVTSDQRGTTLLIQNVQLSDEKEFFCQVNGLAAGNAERKTHLRVFAPPEAPVIEAVPTGISVTNTMPSKVASCEARNGFPKPNITWYRNDEPLVPTAGQVNVITLVSREFRGFYTVQSTLEYKLLKDDKDAHFSCEVSFSVPGAIRTMESHSINITIHYPTTMVELWKDSPQGLVKEGDTVELRCQGDGNPPPPFIFSKEQEPDMVLESRGNLLMLSSVSRKDSGIYQCRPLDSVGQAEVKGEVQLTVHYLDPAVVVPKDSEVMLKGENLVASCNALSSLKTVTVWYKDGKQVGYSNMLHLDDATYETSGEYVCEVTVPSLPSLHTSGSVHIIVQGGPQVVGVEEEVQLEEVAGRMVNLSCEARGHPPPSISWNIIGSQNWQEVMSKANDHMTHSMVSVKVNSDISAVCNATNDMGTEVKVFSIKAIPRVTRTPPFSPVEGSGVIIVVIILCLLLLASLGSVLYFLHKKGKIPCGRSGKKEITKEKPTKDDIVVEMKNNPKNEDAVLLKAVNGEKKGPNDQ; this is encoded by the exons TGTGGGGCAAGGTGGAAGTGACTATGAATGACAACCTGGAGGTGTACCTTGGTGACCCGGCGGAGATCCCTTGCCAATACAGCTTCACTGGTGTGGACGAAGAACCCAGCCGTGTCATGATTCAGTGGTTTGTG AGAGCTGCAGGAAATGGCCTACGGATGCGGATCTTCTACAGTGATGTCAGTCAGCAAATAATCGACAACAACACAGACTACAGCGGCCGCATCGAGGTGACTTCAGACCAGAGAGGAACCACACTCTTAATTCAGAATGTCCAGCTTTCTGACGAGAAAGAGTTCTTCTGCCAGGTTAATGGGCTGGCAGCTGGGAATGCTGAGCGCAAGACTCATCTCAGAGTTTTTG CTCCTCCAGAGGCTCCAGTCATTGAAGCCGTCCCTACTGGAATTTCCGTGACCAACACAATGCCATCTAAG GTGGCATCATGTGAGGCTCGAAATGGTTTCCCTAAACCCAACATCACCTGGTACAGGAATGACGAGCCGCTGGTCCCTACAGCAGGAC AGGTAAACGTGATCACCTTGGTGAGCCGGGAGTTCAGAGGTTTCTACACTGTACAGAGCACCCTGGagtacaagctgctgaaggatgaCAAGGATGCCCATTTCTCCTGTGAGGTCAGCTTTTCTGTCCCAGGAGCCATCAGGACGATGGAGTCCCACAGCATCAACATCACCATTCACT ACCCCACCACCATGGTGGAGCTGTGGAAAGATTCGCCCCAGGGCTTGGTCAAAGAGGGGGATACCGTGGAGCTACGTTGCCAGGGCGATGGCAACCCCCCACCGCCCTTCATTTTCAGCAAGGAACAA GAGCCGGATATGGTGTTGGAGAGCCGCGGTAATCTGTTGATGCTGTCGTCTGTGTCTCGGAAAGACAGCGGCATCTACCAGTGTCGGCCGCTGGACTCTGTTGGACAAGCTGAGGTCAAAGGGGAGGTCCAGCTCACTGTGCATT ACTTGGACCCAGCAGTTGTGGTTCCTAAAGACTCGGAGGTTATGCTTAAAGGTGAAAATCTGGTAGCATCCTGCAACGCCCTGTCCTCCCTGAAAACCGTAACTGTCTGGTACAAG GATGGAAAGCAGGTGGGTTACAGTAACATGCTGCACCTGGACGACGCTACCTATGAAACCAGCGGAGAGTACGTTTGCGAGGTTACCGTTCCCTCCCTGCCCTCCCTGCACACGAGCGGCTCGGTTCACATCATTGTTCAAG GTGGTCCTCAGGTGGTGGGTGTGGAGGAGGAGGTCCAGCTGGAGGAAGTGGCAGGCAGGATGGTGAACCTGAGCTGTGAGGCTCGAGGACATCCCCCACCCAGCATCTCCTGGAACATCATTGGCAGCCAG AACTGGCAAGAAGTGATGAGCAAAGCAAACGACCACATGACTCACAGCATGGTGTCGGTAAAGGTCAACTCGGACATCAGCGCTGTTTGTAATGCAACCAATGACATGGGCACTGAAGTCAAGGTTTTCAGCATTAAAGCCA TTCCCAGGGTCACCCGCACTCCTCCCTTCTCTCCCG TTGAAGGCAGCGGGGTGATCATAGTGGTGATCATACTGTGCTTGCTGCTGCTCGCCTCCCTGGGAAGTGTTCTCTACTTCCTGCATAAGAAAGGAAAGATCCCCTGCGGACGTTCAGGCAAAAAGGAGAT CACCAAAGAGAAGCCCACCAAAGACGACATCGTAGTAGAGATGAAGAACAACCCAAAGAATGAGGATGCTGTGCTGCTAAAGGCTGTGAACGGAGAGAAAAAGGGTCCAAATGACCAG TAA
- the mcama gene encoding cell surface glycoprotein MUC18 isoform X1, which yields MAFLRGAFLLLLLRICLLNRSVWGKVEVTMNDNLEVYLGDPAEIPCQYSFTGVDEEPSRVMIQWFVRAAGNGLRMRIFYSDVSQQIIDNNTDYSGRIEVTSDQRGTTLLIQNVQLSDEKEFFCQVNGLAAGNAERKTHLRVFAPPEAPVIEAVPTGISVTNTMPSKVASCEARNGFPKPNITWYRNDEPLVPTAGQVNVITLVSREFRGFYTVQSTLEYKLLKDDKDAHFSCEVSFSVPGAIRTMESHSINITIHYPTTMVELWKDSPQGLVKEGDTVELRCQGDGNPPPPFIFSKEQEPDMVLESRGNLLMLSSVSRKDSGIYQCRPLDSVGQAEVKGEVQLTVHYLDPAVVVPKDSEVMLKGENLVASCNALSSLKTVTVWYKDGKQVGYSNMLHLDDATYETSGEYVCEVTVPSLPSLHTSGSVHIIVQGGPQVVGVEEEVQLEEVAGRMVNLSCEARGHPPPSISWNIIGSQNWQEVMSKANDHMTHSMVSVKVNSDISAVCNATNDMGTEVKVFSIKAIPRVTRTPPFSPVEGSGVIIVVIILCLLLLASLGSVLYFLHKKGKIPCGRSGKKEITKEKPTKDDIVVEMKNNPKNEDAVLLKAVNGEKKGPNDQVTVV from the exons TGTGGGGCAAGGTGGAAGTGACTATGAATGACAACCTGGAGGTGTACCTTGGTGACCCGGCGGAGATCCCTTGCCAATACAGCTTCACTGGTGTGGACGAAGAACCCAGCCGTGTCATGATTCAGTGGTTTGTG AGAGCTGCAGGAAATGGCCTACGGATGCGGATCTTCTACAGTGATGTCAGTCAGCAAATAATCGACAACAACACAGACTACAGCGGCCGCATCGAGGTGACTTCAGACCAGAGAGGAACCACACTCTTAATTCAGAATGTCCAGCTTTCTGACGAGAAAGAGTTCTTCTGCCAGGTTAATGGGCTGGCAGCTGGGAATGCTGAGCGCAAGACTCATCTCAGAGTTTTTG CTCCTCCAGAGGCTCCAGTCATTGAAGCCGTCCCTACTGGAATTTCCGTGACCAACACAATGCCATCTAAG GTGGCATCATGTGAGGCTCGAAATGGTTTCCCTAAACCCAACATCACCTGGTACAGGAATGACGAGCCGCTGGTCCCTACAGCAGGAC AGGTAAACGTGATCACCTTGGTGAGCCGGGAGTTCAGAGGTTTCTACACTGTACAGAGCACCCTGGagtacaagctgctgaaggatgaCAAGGATGCCCATTTCTCCTGTGAGGTCAGCTTTTCTGTCCCAGGAGCCATCAGGACGATGGAGTCCCACAGCATCAACATCACCATTCACT ACCCCACCACCATGGTGGAGCTGTGGAAAGATTCGCCCCAGGGCTTGGTCAAAGAGGGGGATACCGTGGAGCTACGTTGCCAGGGCGATGGCAACCCCCCACCGCCCTTCATTTTCAGCAAGGAACAA GAGCCGGATATGGTGTTGGAGAGCCGCGGTAATCTGTTGATGCTGTCGTCTGTGTCTCGGAAAGACAGCGGCATCTACCAGTGTCGGCCGCTGGACTCTGTTGGACAAGCTGAGGTCAAAGGGGAGGTCCAGCTCACTGTGCATT ACTTGGACCCAGCAGTTGTGGTTCCTAAAGACTCGGAGGTTATGCTTAAAGGTGAAAATCTGGTAGCATCCTGCAACGCCCTGTCCTCCCTGAAAACCGTAACTGTCTGGTACAAG GATGGAAAGCAGGTGGGTTACAGTAACATGCTGCACCTGGACGACGCTACCTATGAAACCAGCGGAGAGTACGTTTGCGAGGTTACCGTTCCCTCCCTGCCCTCCCTGCACACGAGCGGCTCGGTTCACATCATTGTTCAAG GTGGTCCTCAGGTGGTGGGTGTGGAGGAGGAGGTCCAGCTGGAGGAAGTGGCAGGCAGGATGGTGAACCTGAGCTGTGAGGCTCGAGGACATCCCCCACCCAGCATCTCCTGGAACATCATTGGCAGCCAG AACTGGCAAGAAGTGATGAGCAAAGCAAACGACCACATGACTCACAGCATGGTGTCGGTAAAGGTCAACTCGGACATCAGCGCTGTTTGTAATGCAACCAATGACATGGGCACTGAAGTCAAGGTTTTCAGCATTAAAGCCA TTCCCAGGGTCACCCGCACTCCTCCCTTCTCTCCCG TTGAAGGCAGCGGGGTGATCATAGTGGTGATCATACTGTGCTTGCTGCTGCTCGCCTCCCTGGGAAGTGTTCTCTACTTCCTGCATAAGAAAGGAAAGATCCCCTGCGGACGTTCAGGCAAAAAGGAGAT CACCAAAGAGAAGCCCACCAAAGACGACATCGTAGTAGAGATGAAGAACAACCCAAAGAATGAGGATGCTGTGCTGCTAAAGGCTGTGAACGGAGAGAAAAAGGGTCCAAATGACCAGGTAACTGTTGTG TAA